The DNA region TAAAACATATACATATAAATCCAGGAAATGACCCCAAAAATATGTTTAggttcaaaaatgtatttttgcccATTTAGAGTATACTCATATACTGAATATTTATATATTCTGTGTTACATTGTCCCTGAATTTCCAAGTATTAGCTACTCAAAGAAAGTGTGGTGGGATTtattttttgccattttgttttaaGATGCACAGTTGTATACGCAAGAttaacaaaagcagcagagtcacAGGACTAGGCAAATCCTGTTTACATGCTAACGAGGTGTTGTTCTCGTTGCCATTGTTATAGCTGCATTCCAATTTGACTTCTAGTTATTAGTTCCCTGGAGTCCGAAAATTCAGATTTCGTTTTATATCTGCTGGTTGCATCGAGGTTGTGCAGGGAGAACAAAAGATTGGAAGATGCAAACATTTCTGGCGCTTGCAGATTTGATGCTTGCTGAGAGCATTGGTGGTGCAGTGATTTGGGGCTCGCATGCAGTCTAGCAAGCTCAGACATGTTCCATATCACAATTTAGGTTCATTTATTTCTAAAGGATTCTTTTGTGCCAACAACTGGAGAGAATTTTTTCATGTGCTTATCATGCCTCGTATTTTATGTTAAAACTTTCTGTCTAGCGAAATCCCCATTATGGGTACAGACAGATCATGTGTTCTAGCATTCCACTGTCACAGCACTTACACTGGTGATTTGAATGTCATGATCATATATGGAGACATCGAGGGAACGATTCCTTCCCATACAGTGCCATAAACCTGGGGTTTCAGAATTTTAACTTCACCCGCTAGCTCAAGCACAAGTGTCTAGTGATTTTGGCCTCAAGCCCATTGCACTTAAGAGCCAGATAGTAAAGGCTAGGGTGAAAGGGGGCGAGGAAATGGAACACTTGAATTAAAAACCTTCTGGAAATACTGCTTGTGTGTTTACAAAGAGTCTATAATAATGATAACATCTTCAGAAATTGATGTGTTTCTTTCCCTGAATTCTTCTTTATTTTGGCTTCATCTCCACCCTTGTGTTAATGTCATCCCCATCCAGATCGTATTCTTCCACTTGGCCACTGGTCCACACCTTCATACGGTCAGTCAGGTCGCTGCATCTGGGGGCCAGGATGAAGTCATAGATCAGGGCAGCACTTGCACCTCCCAGCATTGGGCCCACCCAGAAGATCTGAAATACAACATCAAACTCAGGTATTTCTTTCAGTGCTTTCCAAAATACTCATTCACTTTAGAGCCATTCTTAGAAACATCCGTTGTTAGTCACGCACTTTGACATTGGATTAGACCTAGAGGTGGTCACCTAATGGATTATGCGTTGAAGTAGGAGCAAAGAACTCCACAGTTCTAATTCTGGTTCTGATGCTGAGTTGCTATGCATCTTTGAGCAGATCATTTAGGCCAATATTACCAAAGTTCTTCGGTGTCTAAAGCTAAGCACTTACAGGGAAAACATTTTGCATCTTCCCAAGTAAACATGGtctcattttcactgaaaatatgGGAACTGCATATGctctgtgcctctgaaaatcagggcacgTTCATTTTGgagtaaaatttttaaaagtgcctgagTGACTTAAGttcccaaatcccttggattttcaatgggatttaggctcttaaattaCTTAGGTGACTTTGAAAATTGTACCTTAAGTGCCTCTTCTGGATTTCAGTGCCTACTTTTAGCTACACAAGTTTGAAAATGCTAAGCTAAACTAATTTTCCTTTATAACCAAAGTTACATTTTTGTAAATGGGAGATGGATGGCATGGTAAGCGGATTTATACAAGTTTTCTCAACTCTGTCTTTTATCCTTCGGTTTGGAATTTATTGCATGCCCCAAATGCTAAGATTAGCCCTACTCGCTAATGTGCGGCATAGTGATCAGTAAAGATATGGGAGAATACTGCATAAATAAGAGTCTTTGTTtgccagaggatggagatggacggcaggagagagatcacttgatcattacctattaggttcactccctctggggcatctagcattggtcactgtcggtagacaggatactgggctggatgaacctttgatctgactcagtacagccattcttatgttcttaacttcaCATTGCATGAGGATTTGTGCAATCAAATTGTACAGGCATAAATATTCATCCAAAGTGATTTTGAAAGCCATGTGCAATTGTACTGGTGGaaatcacatttaaaattctTATGCATGAATATTCAATTCAATAATATGTGTACATTTATCTAATCAGGAAACAGACACTGTATCATGTGATTTTAAATGGACACACTTCAAGACTTTATTCAAGTTCCCGACACAGTAGTAGTTCTAGTGGCATCCTCCGTTTTAAGCATAGGGAACAGCTCAGAAATCTGTTGTATTTCCAATGCCCTGATCCAGGACAGCATGTAAGCaggaatagtcccactgacttcagagcaactactcacatgcttaaaattattcATAAActaaagtgctttcctgaattggggtcaAAGGCTCCATatattcaaaggtatttaggcaactAATTCTCATTTATTTCAACAGGACTTTGGCACATCAATACTTTGAAGGATCAAAGCCTAAGTGCCTCCACTGTAGTTGACCCATCACAGCTTACAAACACAGCTTGACTATCGAGTACTTGGCCGGAACTCTGCAATAAGTCAGTTTATAGCTAAAAGAATGTGCAAAATAAGATAAATGGGATAATACTGTTATTTTGTGGGCTGAAAAAATGCTGTGTTTATTGAAGGAAATATTAAATTATTCGCTCAGCTCTGATGATAATGTAGCttttaatgtttgtatttttgAACGGCAATCATACGTTTATAATGCTTCTTATCCAAGGATCTTAAAGTAGTAGGTATACATGGCAATGCTTAATAATTATCATGAACTCCATCTTACGtttttgttattaaaataaattcctgTAGAATGAATGATTTGAACTTACCCAGTGATTAGTAAAGTTTCTGGCAACCAAAGCTGAACCCAAAGACCTGGCTGGGTTAATTCCACAACCGGTGTAATCAATCTatgggaaagaaagagaactgATGTTAGGGAAGTGATTCAGAATGTAACATGTTGCACAACAGCAAAAAATATATGTCTGATATACAGTAAAATCCATATTTAGTGATCACTTAGCAGGTTTGTGACTGACCAAATGTGATTCTGAATGGAATCATCTACCGAGTCTTCTGGGAATGGAATGGAAAAGAATAAGAATGGAGACTTCTATGGAAGGTGGAGCAGAATTGTACTCAAGGGGCCAAGGATGGAAATCccagccccattgaagttaatgggagctttgccattgactttaatggaatcaAGATCTCACTTCAGGTTCAGAGCAGCTGTGAATCAATGTAGCTTCAATTTTAATGGAATTATGCCAGTCTGTATCCTGTGAGGACCTTGCCTGGTACATCTGGGTATTCTTTGGAATCATTTCTTAAAACCTGAGGTTGTCTAGTTTGGGTAGTCTCTCTTAGTCTCATTATTGAATATTTGCATATGCCATAGGAGTCCATGCAACCTTACAAAGGTCACAAAGACATGGTTCAtatcccaaagagcttaacaTTGAGGTTATATGAGACACACAAGAGATGGCATAGGGCCAGGTTGGGGAATGGGAGACGTTCACAAAACAAGGTTAGGATGTTACTTGTCTTCAAAAAAGATAATTCcttgttttatattattttgttataattttattttaaaatatagaatattGAGTGTTGATAACTCAAGGCAAGTCActctggggaaggagtggggtttGGAGGAAGGGCTTGAAGGAGAAAAGGGCTGCATAGTGTACAGGACTGGGGAAGATATTccaggagcagcagaagaggagtGCAGAGGTGGTCAGGGAAACAGGAGACAAATGAGGCTGGTGAATAGCAGAACTAGTTTAGTGCAGTTCTTGGTGGGCATACTGTGTCTTTCACCTCTGAGGTTTCTGACATCTAAGTGATGGTTGTTGCATTTGGAAATGAAGGTATTGTTTGACCTATGACTTTATAATTGTATAACAATATCCCAAAGTACTGTATTAAGGCATAATGCCATATAAGCTGTAGAGTTTGGGATGGTACTCTACATTAATGTAGAATCTTTATAAGGGTGGGTCACAAAGATGTCTTCAATTGGCCGGGCTAGTGAGCATTTCAGGGTGAAGTACCAGCAGGATAACAGATATTTAAGGGGAAGATAAGGACTGTGAAAGGTATGTTGGCCGGCAGGCTGGAATATATGGCCTTCTGACCATGAACCGAATAAGCTAGCCACCCCTGGAAAAATCCTTCTAAGGACCATTACATGGGAAATTGCAGAGTATCTACAATGAGAGTTAAAACTTACAGCAAGAAGATGTCCTAAGGCAACAGAGAGCCCAATGGCCAGAGGTGCTGATCCTGAGATATCATTCCTTCTCTTGTCTGTGGTGGCAAGGACACACAGCACCAGTTGGAAGGTGGCAATTATTTCAATGCCCAGCCCTTGGCCTGAATTGATTCCATCTGCAAGCTGTATGGAGACAAGGAGAATAATTTCATCTGACTTTCTGAGCCATATGCAGGTGAGACTTGAGGTTGAATGTTCATACTGTATTAGTTCTTCAGTGAGAAATTCTAGGCCAGTCAGGCAACTTCATCCCTCGGGTTGCTTTTAATTGACCCCAAAGAGAAAATCTAGAGTTGAAATACCAGCCACTGTATTCATCAAATGCCGCTGGAACTGTTATTAGATGATACTGTAAAACTATAAACTCTTCCAGCCACAAATTAAAACTGAGCTCCTAGACACAGTGGCTTTTGGTAACACAGCCAATTGCAAGTTTCTGCAATAAGAACATAATTTGTATGTatatgagagacagagagaacccCAAATCTGCCATCTTAAGTTTAAGGTTACACACACCCTATTCACTGAATTGAGTGTTCAGTGTACATATTAATTTCTTCCCAAAACCTAGACATTGTAGAAACAGATTCACATTGCTCTGTTGTCGTACAGCAACAAATGCCAAATAAATGCAAGGGGAAGAAATAAGacaaggagaaagagagatggtGTGGTCCACTGAGGAGAGCACTGGTCTGGAGGCTGACTCTGTTCTTTACTCTGCCACTGGTTTACtgtgggactttgggcaagtcacatcatttctctgtgccttactTTCCCCACCCTTTATCTCTCATCCACTTGAGTTGTAATTTCCGCAGGAAAAGGACTATCTATTACTACCAGCTTGTACAATGCCTGGTTTTCTGGAGGCCCCTGATCTCTGTTGGGGCCTCTCAGTGCTACCTGAAAAAAAGAGAACACTcacaagacaaaaacaccacacagTTGCTGCTGAACCCTTCTGAAGGAAAGCAAGTTCTGGGGGATGGACCAGCTCTGACAGGCATAGACACAACAATCttgcttccactgatgtcagaaCTAACTATTGACATCAACAGTGTTACATCCCTACAACACTGGCATGCATCAGATCAGGGCCACAATATCTAGTACATCATTGAGCAGCAAAATGAGTAGGTTTgcttagaaaaaaatgaaatttgctCATTTTTTGGAAGTTCCATGGAAAACTTGTGCTCAGGAAACACGCATAGATCATGCAGAGTACATGTAGAATGCTGTTTGTCCTAGTTCTGTCCATTGCTTACTAAACATGGTCCTGtttctgatctcagctacactggtttaaatgaggaggaactccactgaactcagtgttAAGTGACACTGTGAAACTGGAATCAGGCCAGTATAACTGAGAAACAAGCCTGCTCTGCAAAGTTTAAACCCAATGTCACTGTTATCAGTAGGTTATCCCATTTGTCATAGTATCTGCATTAAAAAGTGCAAGGCCATACGTAACAATAACATATTATAATTATATTGTGACCCATCTGGAACAAGGAAAGTACAGGAAATcatgtttgaaaatctgttctCATGAGTTTTCCAGCCTAATTTCCTTAGGAGAAACATTTGGATAACTTCAGAAAAGTACCCAAACTTCTAGATGCTTAACAAAATCCTTTGACTTTCACCCCTCACTAGTCACTTTCCTGAAAGAGCAAAATGACTGGGCTGGAGCCTCATCTGGCATAAACCAGCacaaccccattaaaatcaatttgCACTAATTGAGGATCTGGCTTATGAATAACACACTTTTTTACatgcgacaaagagtcctgtggcaccttatagactaacagactatcggagcataagcttttgtgggtgaatacccacttcgtcagatgcatgtagtggaaatttccagagacaggtacaaatatacagatccagactaacatggctacccctctgatacatttttaCATGCTACTCATGAAAAGAGCTGGATTGAAAGCCCTACAGTTAGAAGTCATCTGTTTCTCCACTGGTGCCGAGTAGTGTCCATTGCAATGACGTTATTGTGCGATGTGGACACCCATTCTCTAGGAAGTGGACTGAGACAACCAACCATCCATCTGAACAGTAATAGCATTTGGGATCTACTAGTCTTAACTTAATAAGAATTGATTACTTGGAGATGAAAACCTCCATTACCCAAGCATCCATACTAAACCCTTGAGCCACACCACCCTTCTCATCTATTGGTTATCCACCCATTGCATCTGCAGCTTCCCACCCAGCAATTCCAAAAAGACCATTTATTTATTCCATCCCACCTGGCCCATCAGCCCTCCCTTCAAAAAAGAAATCACTTTATTTATTGCAAATCAATGgggcttgtgctcctaagtcactctgGGTAAGTCTCCGCTGCAGCCGGGCACGGTAATTCCCAGCTCGGGTAGATGTGCACATGCTAGCTTTACTTGAACTAGTTCACTAACAATAGCCGAGTGGCTATGGTGCCACAGTCAGCAGCTCAGACTGTCTGAGTACATACCGAGGATCTTGTTATGGGGTTATACTCAACTGCGGCCACACTGCTATTATCAGGTGCTAGCCTGAGCAGAGATAACATGTGCACATCAACCTGCGTTGGGAATTATCCCTCCCTCAGGCTGcggagacatacccttaggtatTTTTGAATATCCCACCTATATATTGAACTTGGAAGGCCAAATGTTGAAATGTAGAAGCCAATTGCAGGTTCAGACTATGAAAATCAGGACAATGAGACAAAGGTCCCCCAATACAACTATGGAGTCAGATTATCTGCTGTTGTATCATTGAAGTCCTTAATAGCAGAGCAACAACTAGATTTGCCCTTCACctcaaaagatttattttaaaataaattgcaccTTGAAAAACAGCTTTAATCCTTATCTATGGGAGGCAGAAATCAtattcttcctcctctccccaccccaaaaaagagGCCCATGTTCAAAGGTCATTCTCTGTGTTAATCAACACTTATTGATGGGCTCTGTGGAATCAAAGAAAACCTGGAAAGGTCATAGGAAACCTTTACCAATGTCATAGGAAAGCTTTTCCTTTTGCATGGGCTTGTCAGACGTAATTACATCTGGCCTGAGAGACATATCAATTTTCATTGGAATAGGAAGGAGTGCGGGCTATGTTCCAAAACTCTATAAACCAGGGCTAAACATTGGATGGTCTGCCCTGTTTTTTTCTCTATTCCTTTGGTCGGATGTCAATGAACATGGTGCTATGGAGGTCTGTCTGCCTTGTCTTAGAGGGTCACTATAGTAATAAATAAAGCTGTATTAAGGCAATCTGGGCCCCTGGGTGCACCACAACATGGGGCATTCTGTGGTTCCATCCCCACAACCATATCAGACATTTGGAGTGGAGACAACAGGCAGCCCACTTTTTCCCCGAAAAGTGGAGCAGGGTAACTTCTCCCCATACTTACCTCAGCAGCTGGGGTGTATCTGCCGGGATGAGTAGGCCGGGCCTGCTGAAATCCTTTATCCCTTCCAAATACATAGTCCTCTTGCCAGGATGATGCTGATGGAGCTACCCCGTCACACCCCTTTGAGATGCATGAGGCAGTTTACACCTCTCAGAGATGTCATTTCAGGCTTtctacagactcaggcagacataaCTATATTGGTTACACGTGGGTCATGTTTgcaaggttttcttcacaaccatagggctaaaaacatcttttttttttaaatgaaagcttatttTTTATCTACTCATCTAACACTAGGATCTGAGGCCCTAGGCATGCACAGAGGTTGCCTATGCCTCAATCTGAACCTAGTAGCATACAGTATTACAGGAAGACAACCTGTACTGGCTTTAACCATCAGAATGTATGTAATGAGAAACATCATTGTTTTCGTAGGAACATGGGGTTCTGATGGTAAATTATTCCACTGGTCCCACATATCTGCTATCCCAAATCTAGCACCATCTACCACACACCTGACCAAGGTGCTTGTCATGCAATTGGACCTGCATGGGA from Chelonoidis abingdonii isolate Lonesome George chromosome 2, CheloAbing_2.0, whole genome shotgun sequence includes:
- the AQP1 gene encoding aquaporin-1 — its product is MASEFKKKMFWRAIVAEFLAMSLFIFISIGSALGYNFPVVGNKTATATQDNVKVSLAFGIAIATMAQSVGHISGAHLNPAVTLGLLLSCQISLLKAFMYIVAQCLGAVVATAILSGVTSSLPNNSLGLNALADGINSGQGLGIEIIATFQLVLCVLATTDKRRNDISGSAPLAIGLSVALGHLLAIDYTGCGINPARSLGSALVARNFTNHWIFWVGPMLGGASAALIYDFILAPRCSDLTDRMKVWTSGQVEEYDLDGDDINTRVEMKPK